One genomic region from Thermoanaerobaculia bacterium encodes:
- a CDS encoding ATP-binding protein — MTFEAATCPVCGGTGWTFASADGEKIARECGCRKEESRRRRFRAAQVPERYRDCSFSDFNDTNLALKKAKAVAQEFAAAYPVVEAGLLFLGPAGNGKTHLAIAILNEITRTKGRRALYVNFSDLLMKIQSTFKSDAPETKEDVITPYAETELLVLDELGATKPSDFARDMLYALLNTRYNHKRITIATSNYMDDLAAGSREKLEDRIGYTLRSRLHEMCQTVKIQSDDFREKVKRADFHARY; from the coding sequence ATGACTTTCGAGGCGGCGACATGTCCGGTGTGCGGCGGAACCGGGTGGACCTTCGCGAGCGCCGACGGAGAAAAGATCGCGCGGGAGTGCGGGTGCCGGAAGGAGGAGTCGCGCCGGCGGCGCTTCCGCGCGGCGCAGGTTCCGGAGCGATACCGCGACTGCTCGTTCTCCGATTTCAACGACACGAACCTCGCGCTGAAGAAAGCCAAGGCGGTCGCCCAGGAGTTCGCCGCCGCCTACCCGGTCGTCGAGGCCGGGCTCCTCTTCCTCGGGCCCGCCGGAAACGGCAAGACTCACCTGGCGATCGCGATCCTCAACGAGATCACCCGGACCAAGGGACGGCGCGCGCTCTACGTGAACTTCTCCGACCTCCTGATGAAGATCCAGTCGACCTTCAAGAGCGACGCGCCGGAGACGAAGGAGGACGTGATCACTCCCTACGCCGAAACCGAGCTCCTCGTCCTCGACGAGCTGGGGGCGACGAAGCCGTCCGATTTCGCGCGCGACATGCTCTACGCGCTGCTGAACACCCGTTACAACCACAAGCGGATCACGATCGCGACGTCCAACTACATGGATGATCTCGCCGCCGGATCACGCGAGAAGCTGGAGGACCGGATCGGGTACACCCTCCGGAGCCGCCTCCACGAGATGTGCCAGACCGTGAAGATCCAGAGCGACGACTTCCGCGAGAAAGTGAAGCGGGCGGATTTCCACGCGCGGTACTAG